Genomic DNA from Paenibacillus borealis:
CGCGAATTTGTGGAGTGGAAGCAGCTCTCCCGTGTACATGTGGAAGGGATTCAGCTAAGCAACCACATTGCTGTCTGCACACGTAAGAATGAATCCCTGCCTGCTGCGCTGCAGCAGTTTATTGAGATATGCCGCCAATGATATATGGATTAAACAATAATTAATTATCAATTTACAATCTAAATATATTGATAAACGATAAATTATATGTTAAATTAAACTCACAATTTCGAAGTGAGGTGCTTTATTCAATGAAACGTAAACCAGGTTCGACCACTTTTTTGAAGGCAGTGATAGTGCTGTTTGGATTGGCTGCACTTGCGCTATGTGTATTCGTGGTGCCGGAGATCGCGGGGTTTGCAGAAGAGCTGTATCCGGATATGGGTTACATACAGGCGCTCGTAATGATTGATTTGTATGGGGCGGCGCTGCCTTTTTACATTGCACTCTATCAGGCCTTTAAGCTGTTAGGCTATATCGACCAGAACAAGGCGTTCTCGGAAACCTCTGTGCAGGTGCTGAAGAATATCAAACACTGCGCAGTCGCCATCAGCGGTATGTTTGTAATCGGCATGCCGCTGTTCTATCTGATGGCGGAGAGAGATGATGCTCCGGGAATTATCGTGATCGGAATGATTATTATTCTGGCTTCCATGGTGATTGCTGTATTCGCTGCAGTGCTCCAGAAGCTGTTAAACGAAGCAATCGAACTAAAATCTGAAAATGATTTGACAGTCTGAGGTGATGACCATGGCGATAATAATCAATATTGATGTGATGCTGGCTAAACGGAAAATGAGTGTAACAGAGCTTACGGAGAAGGTTGGCATAACGATGGCTAACCTGTCTATACTCAAGAACGGCAAGGCGAAGGCGATCCGGTTCTCAACGCTTGCGGCGATTTGCAAGGCACTGGATTGTCAGCCGGGAGACATATTAGAATACATCCCCGAATCTAATGAATAAAGGGGAGCTTGACCGGCGAGGAGCGGAGTATATTGAATTCAATCACAAGACTGCTGCATTTCGGTTATCATCAGGCGATGAGCTGCATCTTTCCTGTTGCGATCTTTGGAACCCTGATCCTTACAAGCAGAGTAGAAGTGCCCTTCATCCACCGTTATGATCTTATTCTGCTGATCCTGCTGACCGTCCAGTACTTAATGTACCGTAGCGGGCTGGAGACCCTCGATGAGATCAAAGTGATCTGTGTATTTCATGTGATCGGTCTGATGCTGGAGATTTATAAAATAAGAATGGGTTCATGGGCCTACCCCGATCCCGGATATACGAAGCTGCTCGGAGTTCCGCTGTACAGCGGGTTTATGTATGCCAGCGTGGCAAGCTACATGTGCCAGATCTGGCGCAGACTGAAGATGGACATGACCGGCTGGCCGGGTCTGGCTTCTGCGGGCCTGCTGGGTGGAGCGATTTACCTGAACTTTTTCACCCACCACTTTATTCCGGATTTCCGTTGGTGGCTGACGGCGCTGGTGGTGGTTGTTTTTTGGAGAACATGGATTATCTACCGGGTGCAGGACCGGATGTACCGGATGCCGCTGACGCTGGCTTTTTTCATCGTAGGTTTCTTCATCTGGCTGGCTGAGAATATCGCTACCTTCTTGGGTGCCTGGAAATATCCCGACCAGCACGAGACCTGGCATCTGGTGGGGCTCAGCAAGATCAGCTCATGGTTTCTGCTCGTTATCATCAGCGTCATTATAGTCGCCCAGCTTAAGCATGTTAAGGCAGGACGT
This window encodes:
- a CDS encoding DUF2975 domain-containing protein: MKRKPGSTTFLKAVIVLFGLAALALCVFVVPEIAGFAEELYPDMGYIQALVMIDLYGAALPFYIALYQAFKLLGYIDQNKAFSETSVQVLKNIKHCAVAISGMFVIGMPLFYLMAERDDAPGIIVIGMIIILASMVIAVFAAVLQKLLNEAIELKSENDLTV
- a CDS encoding helix-turn-helix domain-containing protein, producing the protein MAIIINIDVMLAKRKMSVTELTEKVGITMANLSILKNGKAKAIRFSTLAAICKALDCQPGDILEYIPESNE
- a CDS encoding DUF817 domain-containing protein, which encodes MNSITRLLHFGYHQAMSCIFPVAIFGTLILTSRVEVPFIHRYDLILLILLTVQYLMYRSGLETLDEIKVICVFHVIGLMLEIYKIRMGSWAYPDPGYTKLLGVPLYSGFMYASVASYMCQIWRRLKMDMTGWPGLASAGLLGGAIYLNFFTHHFIPDFRWWLTALVVVVFWRTWIIYRVQDRMYRMPLTLAFFIVGFFIWLAENIATFLGAWKYPDQHETWHLVGLSKISSWFLLVIISVIIVAQLKHVKAGRS